Proteins found in one Solitalea lacus genomic segment:
- a CDS encoding lipopolysaccharide biosynthesis protein: MSTLKKFAGQTAIYGLSNIATRILNFFLTPLYTKIYSQAVYGIFTNLYSYASIINAILAFGMETTYFRFLNKEKDKDKVYSNSFWSVTIVAVAFLFLGLSASRNIADWLQSDSINVDYLPFVRYFVWILAIDAICVIPFAKLRADDKAIKYAFVKVINIGTFIGLNLFFIFIVPLLLKHHWPGYQLFVTIQTNWVGYVFLANLIASIVTLLLLLPEIAKVQAHFSWQLLTGMLSYSWPILIANLSFIINENLDKILLDRYLSLKEVGIYGSCCKLAIFMNIFIQAFRLGAEPFFFSHAHKENATKTYATIMHYFIITICVINVGLMANIDILKHFIDSKFWVGLSVVPILLFAYVCLGIYMNLSVWYKLSDQTRYGLYISAIGAILTIGLNVLFIPKYSFMASAWTSLVAYLVMMVISYVLGQKNYPIPYQLKDALIYIGMSVVMVILLQTVFGNNIFIRNLMVITLLAFAFIKEKDNFKKLIKA; encoded by the coding sequence TTGTCAACTTTAAAGAAATTTGCAGGTCAAACGGCTATTTATGGCCTGAGCAACATTGCTACACGCATTCTCAACTTCTTCTTAACCCCTCTTTATACCAAAATTTACTCGCAGGCGGTTTACGGTATTTTTACCAACCTGTATAGCTATGCATCCATTATTAATGCCATTTTGGCTTTTGGTATGGAGACTACTTATTTCCGTTTTCTAAACAAGGAAAAGGATAAAGATAAGGTATATTCCAATTCATTTTGGAGTGTCACCATTGTTGCAGTAGCATTTTTATTCTTAGGATTATCCGCATCGCGTAATATCGCTGATTGGTTGCAATCAGATAGTATTAATGTGGATTATTTGCCATTCGTCCGCTATTTTGTATGGATTTTAGCCATTGATGCCATCTGTGTTATTCCGTTTGCTAAGTTACGTGCAGATGATAAGGCTATTAAATATGCATTTGTTAAGGTGATAAATATCGGGACATTCATTGGGCTGAATTTATTCTTTATTTTTATTGTGCCACTGTTGTTAAAGCACCATTGGCCAGGTTATCAGTTGTTTGTTACTATTCAAACTAATTGGGTGGGGTATGTGTTTCTGGCAAATCTTATTGCCAGTATAGTTACATTACTGCTTTTGCTGCCGGAAATAGCAAAAGTACAGGCACATTTCAGCTGGCAGTTGCTGACAGGAATGCTGAGTTATAGCTGGCCAATTTTAATTGCCAACTTATCTTTTATTATTAATGAAAACCTGGATAAAATCTTACTCGACCGGTATCTGTCATTAAAAGAAGTCGGTATTTACGGAAGTTGTTGTAAACTGGCAATTTTTATGAATATTTTTATTCAGGCGTTTAGGTTAGGAGCTGAGCCTTTTTTCTTTAGTCATGCCCATAAAGAAAATGCGACTAAAACATACGCTACCATTATGCACTATTTTATCATAACGATATGCGTTATCAATGTAGGGCTAATGGCCAATATTGATATCCTTAAACATTTTATCGACTCAAAGTTCTGGGTTGGTTTGTCAGTGGTCCCTATTCTGCTATTTGCTTACGTTTGTTTGGGAATTTACATGAACTTATCAGTTTGGTACAAACTTTCTGATCAAACACGTTATGGGCTGTATATTTCGGCAATTGGAGCCATTTTAACCATTGGTTTAAATGTTTTATTTATTCCAAAATATAGTTTTATGGCTTCTGCCTGGACCAGCTTAGTTGCTTATCTTGTCATGATGGTGATCTCTTATGTGCTTGGACAGAAAAATTATCCTATTCCTTATCAATTAAAAGATGCATTGATATATATCGGAATGTCGGTAGTAATGGTGATTTTATTACAGACTGTTTTTGGTAATAATATTTTTATAAGAAATCTGATGGTTATTACCTTGCTAGCTTTTGCATTTATCAAGGAGAAAGATAATTTTAAAAAACTTATTAAGGCTTAA
- the dut gene encoding dUTP diphosphatase produces MKIKVINQSNNPTPSYETVASAGMDLRAFLEDKVVIKPFERKLISTGLYMELPIGYEAQVRPRSGLALKHGITVLNSPGTIDADYRGEVKVLLINLSDVNFEVNNGDRIAQMVIAKHEQAEWLEVENLTETERGAGGYGHTGLQ; encoded by the coding sequence ATGAAAATTAAAGTCATAAATCAATCAAATAATCCAACACCTTCATATGAAACTGTAGCCTCAGCAGGAATGGACTTGAGAGCATTTTTAGAAGATAAAGTAGTGATTAAGCCGTTTGAGCGTAAATTGATTTCAACAGGTTTGTACATGGAGTTGCCTATTGGTTACGAGGCTCAAGTGCGTCCAAGAAGTGGTTTAGCGTTAAAACATGGTATAACTGTTTTAAACTCACCCGGAACAATTGATGCAGATTATCGTGGGGAAGTTAAAGTATTATTGATAAATTTATCAGATGTTAATTTCGAAGTAAACAATGGTGATCGTATAGCTCAAATGGTGATCGCCAAGCATGAACAGGCAGAATGGTTGGAAGTTGAAAATTTGACCGAAACTGAACGTGGTGCCGGCGGTTATGGACATACCGGCTTGCAATAA
- a CDS encoding tetratricopeptide repeat protein, with protein MGLEKRIILSFFVMVVAMEASYSQTTKGAISRPGGVMVKSLTSRDSAKVKYYFLSGLREKTLGETNNAIRNFLLSVDLDPANDAAYYELALAYQALEQNENALIAIEKAIQFNKEQVWYYKLKASLQQQLGQFVMAAQTYGMLVALQPENEEFYFLKASALVLADKLNEALDIYSKIENEFGYSEDLILQRQRVYLKAGNLQDAVREMEGLMKRYPDEIRYYLMIAELYESNNLYDKAFEKYQQALKIAPDNGYLHLALADYYRVKGNRNLVFEEVKKAFGSDEVDLESKVRIVYNNYVNNNEHSVKNEALVLSSILMDRYPKDARVFALRADLMLLLDKKKEACELYQKVLKIDRSNYAVWEQLIRIQISLNDFKQAEPVTSEALQYFPDQVNLYLYDGLAKSQVGNKQAAIVSLTKGLQLSSDNKALSAQFYAYLGDAYHAIGSYPESDKAYDSSLMLDYDNAMVLNNYAYYLSLRGKDLLKAERMARRANQIEPNNTSFEDTYGWVLYRLGRYQEAKMWIEKALSNNVSKSATLVEHYGDVLFKLGDRDSALSYWKKAKEFGSKSELLERKINDQALHE; from the coding sequence ATGGGTCTTGAGAAGAGAATAATACTTTCATTTTTTGTAATGGTTGTTGCCATGGAGGCCTCCTACAGCCAAACAACAAAAGGCGCTATTTCGCGTCCTGGAGGAGTTATGGTTAAGAGTCTTACCTCTCGTGACAGCGCCAAAGTGAAGTATTATTTTCTAAGTGGTCTTCGTGAAAAAACTTTAGGGGAAACTAATAACGCTATACGCAACTTCCTTCTAAGTGTTGATTTGGATCCTGCCAATGACGCAGCCTATTATGAACTAGCCTTAGCTTATCAGGCCCTTGAGCAAAATGAAAATGCTTTAATTGCCATTGAAAAGGCTATCCAGTTTAACAAAGAGCAAGTTTGGTATTATAAGCTTAAAGCTTCCTTGCAGCAGCAATTAGGTCAATTCGTTATGGCTGCTCAAACATATGGGATGCTTGTTGCTTTGCAGCCTGAAAACGAGGAGTTTTATTTTTTGAAAGCAAGCGCATTGGTATTAGCTGATAAGCTAAATGAAGCACTTGATATCTATTCAAAAATAGAGAATGAGTTTGGGTATAGTGAAGACCTGATTCTTCAGCGGCAGCGTGTTTACCTAAAAGCGGGTAATCTGCAAGATGCCGTAAGAGAGATGGAGGGATTGATGAAGCGGTACCCGGATGAAATTCGATATTATTTAATGATAGCCGAGTTATATGAATCAAATAATTTATATGATAAGGCATTTGAGAAATATCAACAGGCATTAAAAATTGCTCCTGATAATGGATACTTGCACCTTGCTTTGGCTGATTACTATAGGGTTAAAGGCAATAGAAATTTAGTTTTTGAAGAGGTGAAAAAGGCCTTCGGCTCTGATGAAGTAGATCTTGAGTCAAAGGTGAGAATTGTTTATAACAATTATGTAAATAACAACGAGCATAGCGTCAAGAATGAGGCCTTGGTGCTTTCTTCAATTTTAATGGATCGGTATCCTAAGGATGCAAGAGTATTCGCTTTGAGGGCTGATCTGATGTTATTGCTTGATAAAAAGAAAGAGGCGTGCGAGCTTTATCAAAAGGTTCTTAAAATCGATAGAAGCAATTATGCAGTTTGGGAGCAATTAATAAGAATACAGATCAGCTTAAATGATTTTAAACAAGCTGAGCCAGTAACTTCCGAAGCATTGCAATACTTTCCTGACCAGGTGAATTTATATTTATATGATGGTTTGGCTAAATCCCAAGTCGGAAATAAACAAGCTGCCATTGTTTCATTAACGAAAGGACTGCAGTTAAGCTCTGATAATAAGGCGCTTTCCGCCCAGTTTTATGCCTATTTGGGAGATGCTTATCATGCAATTGGTAGCTATCCGGAGTCAGATAAAGCATATGATAGTTCATTAATGCTGGATTATGATAACGCAATGGTATTGAATAATTATGCATATTACTTAAGTTTGCGCGGCAAAGATTTGCTTAAAGCAGAGCGAATGGCTCGTCGGGCAAATCAAATCGAACCTAATAATACTTCATTCGAAGATACCTACGGCTGGGTGTTGTATAGGTTAGGGCGTTATCAGGAAGCAAAAATGTGGATTGAAAAAGCATTAAGTAATAATGTGTCAAAAAGTGCAACCTTGGTTGAACATTATGGTGATGTTTTGTTTAAGTTAGGCGATCGTGATTCGGCGCTGTCTTATTGGAAAAAAGCAAAGGAATTTGGGAGTAAATCAGAGTTGTTAGAAAGAAAAATAAATGATCAAGCTTTACACGAATAA
- a CDS encoding DUF4292 domain-containing protein yields the protein MIKLYTNKFFIIISLLGLFTTACKTKKAIVETGPLNKKELTELEKAKLRFEKQVDSAELSFNYFSGKAKAVIAAEGREDNATINLRIKKDEIIWASVSALGFEAARAYITPDSIKVLVRLGKNAYISKGFDYIQQLTNKKVDFKTLQAILVGNKVRNFSSPNDDFKIEDLFFIITGGDDTLKYKFNYNNQFKTNSFSIENSTPDQHLDVNYGTYATYNDRLVPLELSISSQTGGKKLGVSLRYNKITVNEPLEFPFSVPKRFN from the coding sequence ATGATCAAGCTTTACACGAATAAGTTCTTTATAATTATTAGTCTATTAGGGTTGTTTACAACGGCCTGTAAAACCAAAAAAGCGATAGTAGAAACAGGTCCTTTAAATAAAAAGGAGCTTACAGAGCTAGAAAAAGCAAAGCTCCGCTTTGAAAAACAAGTTGACAGCGCAGAGTTGTCGTTCAATTATTTTAGCGGTAAGGCAAAAGCTGTTATTGCTGCCGAAGGCCGTGAGGATAATGCTACAATCAATCTTCGTATTAAAAAAGATGAAATCATTTGGGCTTCAGTAAGTGCTTTGGGGTTCGAAGCTGCTCGTGCATATATTACTCCCGATAGTATTAAGGTTTTAGTGCGTTTAGGAAAGAATGCTTATATCAGTAAGGGTTTTGACTACATTCAACAATTGACCAATAAGAAAGTCGATTTTAAAACACTACAGGCAATTTTGGTAGGGAACAAGGTGCGAAACTTTTCTTCTCCGAATGATGATTTTAAGATCGAAGATCTATTTTTTATTATTACAGGAGGCGATGACACGTTGAAATATAAATTCAACTATAATAATCAGTTTAAAACAAATAGTTTCTCAATTGAGAATTCAACACCTGATCAGCATTTGGATGTCAATTACGGCACTTATGCAACATATAATGATCGCCTGGTGCCTTTAGAGTTATCAATTTCCTCACAAACAGGTGGTAAAAAGTTGGGAGTTTCCCTTCGATATAATAAAATTACGGTTAATGAACCGCTTGAGTTCCCTTTTTCTGTGCCTAAAAGATTTAATTAA
- a CDS encoding murein hydrolase activator EnvC family protein produces MKLLLHKKNFYCALFCLMLSGSSLVVLGQSREELEKKKKQLNQDIEYTNKILKQTQEKKATSLKGLRVLNSQINTREKVIGTINTQIKVLNSEIVAKNQNISSLQRQLEQLKKEYSGMVLFAFRNQSAYNKMMFIFAATDFNQAYKRMKYLQQFGTYRRKQAEYINRTQTALNVKVMELSTNKKEKNTLLVEEQKEKATLTKEKVKQTEVVGQLQSREKALRQEIAKKQREAQKLNKAIQDIIRREIEIARRKAEEEARRKAEAEAKAKGSTAPVEAAKPTATGSAVLSATPEAAKLTADFVSNRGRLPWPVEKGVIVDRFGTHQHEVLSKITVNNDGIDIKTNSGAAVRAVFSGEVVAVTQIFGEYAIIIRHGEYFTVYSNLRSASVRSGEKVGIKQVIGTVATDAEGNAEVNFQVRKGQTAMNPEGWLAN; encoded by the coding sequence ATGAAATTGCTTCTTCATAAAAAGAATTTTTACTGCGCTCTTTTCTGTTTGATGCTTTCGGGTAGTTCTTTGGTTGTACTTGGACAATCAAGAGAAGAACTTGAAAAGAAGAAAAAACAGCTAAATCAGGATATAGAATACACCAATAAAATTCTAAAGCAAACTCAAGAAAAAAAAGCCACTTCTTTAAAAGGATTACGGGTACTAAATAGTCAGATTAATACGCGTGAAAAAGTAATAGGTACAATTAATACCCAAATTAAGGTGCTTAACTCGGAAATTGTGGCAAAGAATCAAAATATATCCTCGCTTCAGCGTCAACTTGAACAGTTGAAAAAGGAGTATTCAGGTATGGTATTATTTGCCTTTCGTAACCAAAGTGCCTATAATAAAATGATGTTCATTTTTGCCGCTACAGATTTTAATCAGGCCTATAAGCGAATGAAATACTTGCAGCAGTTTGGGACTTATCGCCGAAAGCAAGCCGAATACATTAATCGCACCCAAACGGCTCTGAACGTAAAAGTGATGGAGCTTAGTACCAACAAGAAAGAGAAAAATACATTGCTTGTAGAAGAACAAAAGGAAAAGGCGACCCTAACCAAGGAGAAAGTTAAGCAGACAGAAGTTGTTGGGCAGTTACAAAGCAGAGAGAAAGCATTACGTCAGGAGATTGCCAAAAAACAACGAGAAGCGCAAAAGCTGAATAAAGCAATACAAGATATTATTCGCAGAGAGATTGAAATTGCAAGGAGAAAAGCTGAGGAAGAGGCTCGCCGCAAAGCAGAAGCCGAGGCTAAGGCCAAGGGATCAACGGCTCCGGTTGAAGCTGCGAAGCCAACTGCTACAGGTTCTGCAGTTCTTTCTGCAACACCAGAGGCAGCTAAACTTACTGCCGACTTTGTAAGTAACCGTGGACGCTTGCCTTGGCCGGTTGAGAAAGGTGTTATTGTGGATCGTTTTGGCACTCACCAGCATGAGGTGCTTTCTAAGATTACAGTAAACAATGATGGTATTGATATTAAAACAAATTCAGGTGCCGCTGTACGAGCTGTATTTTCAGGTGAGGTAGTTGCCGTAACCCAGATATTTGGTGAGTATGCTATCATAATCAGGCATGGTGAGTATTTTACGGTTTATTCAAACTTACGGTCAGCTTCAGTTAGATCAGGAGAGAAAGTAGGAATCAAACAAGTAATAGGTACGGTGGCAACAGATGCGGAAGGAAATGCAGAAGTGAATTTCCAGGTACGTAAAGGCCAAACTGCCATGAATCCGGAAGGATGGTTAGCCAATTAA
- a CDS encoding Sec-independent protein translocase subunit TatA/TatB, translated as MLNSSLLFLNLGTGEIVLIVLVVLLLFGGKKLPELARGLGKGIREFKDASSGIKQEIEDSMNNPEPPKREQK; from the coding sequence ATGTTAAATAGCAGTTTATTGTTTTTAAACCTAGGTACAGGAGAGATTGTACTTATCGTACTTGTTGTGTTATTGTTGTTCGGTGGTAAAAAGCTCCCTGAATTGGCTCGTGGTTTGGGAAAAGGTATCCGAGAGTTTAAAGACGCATCTAGCGGCATTAAGCAGGAGATTGAAGACAGCATGAATAATCCTGAACCTCCAAAAAGAGAACAGAAGTAG
- the gatA gene encoding Asp-tRNA(Asn)/Glu-tRNA(Gln) amidotransferase subunit GatA, whose translation MQSYDSLKAVQEALSERAITLEQIVNNYLTRIESNKHLNAFVEVFSDEAVQKAQQIDQKLKNGSAGKLAGMVIGIKDNICYKDHQVSASSKILQGFTSVYSSTVVERLLAEDAIIIGRLNCDEFAMGGSNETSYYGPVLNAADNAKVSGGSSGGSAVAVQADLCLAALGTDTGGSVRQPAAFCGTVGIKPTYGRVSRHGIIAYASSFDQVGPITKTIDDAALLLEIIAGKDEYDSTASSHPVPAYSKQPSFSGKARIAYLSETLSSEGLDPEIKALMQHNIDLLRAEGHVVEEAHFPLLDYVVPTYYILTTAEASSNLARYDGVHYGYRSPNATDLESTYKKSRTEGFGLEVKRRIMLGTFVLSAGYYDAYYAKAQKVRRLIRDNLNEILSQYDFILLPNAPTTAWNLGEKLKDPVVMYLEDIFTVQASLAGLPAISVPVGIHSNKLPIGLQLIGKKFDESGLFSFSKLLLSINKKA comes from the coding sequence TTGCAATCTTACGATTCTTTAAAAGCTGTTCAGGAAGCTCTGAGCGAAAGAGCTATTACGCTGGAACAGATAGTAAATAATTATCTGACTCGTATTGAGTCCAATAAACACCTCAACGCTTTTGTTGAGGTGTTTTCTGATGAAGCTGTTCAGAAAGCACAGCAAATTGATCAAAAGCTTAAGAATGGCTCTGCCGGTAAATTAGCCGGTATGGTAATCGGTATAAAGGATAATATTTGTTATAAAGATCATCAGGTAAGTGCTTCCTCTAAAATATTGCAAGGATTTACTTCTGTTTATTCATCAACAGTTGTTGAGCGCTTGTTAGCTGAAGATGCAATCATTATTGGTCGGCTAAATTGCGATGAATTTGCAATGGGTGGTTCTAATGAAACGTCATATTATGGGCCGGTATTAAATGCGGCTGATAATGCTAAGGTTTCAGGAGGGTCTTCCGGAGGCTCGGCTGTTGCAGTACAAGCGGATTTGTGTTTAGCAGCCTTGGGGACAGATACAGGCGGATCTGTTCGTCAGCCTGCTGCTTTTTGCGGTACGGTAGGTATTAAACCGACTTATGGTCGGGTATCTCGTCACGGAATTATTGCTTATGCATCTTCTTTTGATCAGGTTGGTCCTATAACTAAGACAATCGATGATGCAGCTTTATTGCTTGAAATTATTGCAGGTAAGGATGAATATGACAGTACTGCTTCATCTCATCCAGTGCCCGCTTATTCGAAACAACCATCGTTTAGCGGCAAAGCTCGTATTGCATATTTAAGTGAAACATTAAGTAGCGAAGGACTAGATCCGGAAATTAAAGCCTTAATGCAGCATAACATTGATTTGTTGCGAGCAGAGGGTCATGTGGTGGAAGAAGCGCATTTCCCACTACTTGACTACGTTGTTCCAACTTATTACATATTAACAACGGCAGAGGCTTCGTCTAACCTAGCGCGTTATGATGGTGTGCATTATGGTTATAGAAGTCCGAATGCCACAGATTTGGAATCCACCTATAAAAAATCAAGAACAGAAGGATTTGGTTTAGAGGTTAAACGACGGATCATGCTAGGTACTTTTGTTTTAAGTGCCGGTTATTATGATGCATACTATGCCAAGGCTCAAAAGGTACGTCGATTGATTCGCGATAATCTCAACGAAATTCTTTCTCAATACGACTTTATTCTACTGCCCAATGCGCCAACTACAGCTTGGAATTTGGGTGAAAAACTTAAAGATCCAGTGGTGATGTATCTGGAAGATATTTTTACCGTTCAAGCTTCATTAGCAGGGTTGCCGGCAATCTCTGTTCCGGTTGGAATTCATTCTAATAAGCTGCCTATTGGGTTACAACTTATCGGGAAGAAGTTTGATGAAAGTGGCCTGTTTTCTTTTTCGAAATTACTTTTAAGTATTAATAAAAAAGCGTAA